Part of the Halogeometricum sp. S3BR5-2 genome, AGCCGAGGCGTCTGATTGTTGAACCCGAAGCGCTCCTCGAGGACGAACGTCTCGTAGAGGTCGAACGGCGCGCCGAACAGGCGCGCGAGGACGCCGGCGGCGACGAGGAGGGCGACGCCCTGCGCGACGGGCGGAAGACCCGTCTCGGCGAGCGCTGCGACGACGTCGCCGAACAGGCCGGAGACGACGACGGCGAGAACGGCGACGACGCCGAGCCACGACTGCAGTCTGGAGACCACCGTCTTCGAGCGCTGGTAGGCCAGCATCCGCTCGGGGTCGTCTACGCCGAGCGTCTCGCGCACCCACGAGGCGGACTCGCGGACCGCGCGAGCGCCGTGTCTGAGGTTCAACGCGTCCAGCGCGGTGAAGAGGACCTGCGTCCCGACGAGGAGGGCGACCAGCGAGAGCGCCGCTTGCGACACCATGCCACGAGAGTGGGCGCGACGACGGTTAAGCGCCCCGTCGCGGCGACGCCCGACTACCGACGCGGTTCGCCGTCCGAACTACTCCCGCCGCCGTGGGGTGACGCCCGCCCGCGGTAACGCGGCCGACCCGGCGGACTGAGACGGCCCGTCCGCGTCGACTCGCTCGAAGGTGACGCGTCCCTCCGGGAGGGACGCCTCCGTCACCTCGTAGCCGGCGCGGAGCCACGCGCTCGCGTGGGGGTGCGACGCCTCGTCGTTCGTCCACCAACGGCGCCACCGGCGCGCCTCCGTCGGCAACCGCGCTTCGATGACGACCTCCAACTCGGCGAACGAGCGCTCCACCCGGTCGCGCTCGTGTTCGACGAGGTAGTCGTACAGCGCCGCGAACTCGCCCGCCGGACGGTCGGTCGAGGGCGTCGCGCTCCGGCCGTCTCGCGGGCGCTCCGGTTCGACCGGTTTCGGCTCGAACCCCTCCGCCGTCAGTTCGCTCGGGTCGGGCGTCGCCGAATCGGACTCGTCCCGTTCGGACTGCTCGGACCCGGACCGCTCCGTCTCGAACCACGCCTCGTCGGGGTCGCTCGCCGAGTCCCCGCCGGCCGACCGCGCGGCCCCCGACGGTTCGATTGGGTCGGGTTCGGCGTCCCCGTCGTCGGGGACGGGGGCGCCCCCCGCTCCCGCCTCGGATTTCGATTCGGCCTCGGTCGCCCTCGCCTCCGGTTCGGGGGGTTCTCTTTCTCCCTCTCCGTCCGCTCGGTCGCCGTCCCCGCCGGTCCGGTTCCACGCGGGGTTCAGCGCCGTCACGAGGTCGTCTTTGATGATGCGTCGGAGCGCGCGGTTCTCCTCGTCGCTCCCGGCGAAGTCGTCCGTCGCGTGGAGGTGCACGGACACTCGCTCGCCCGCCCGGACGGCGTGGAAGATGGCCGTGTTCAGCCGGCAGTTCGTCCCGCCGCCGCCCTCGAAGCAGTCGGCGGGCGAGATGGTCCCGTACCCGTTGGCGAACTTCGCGTAGAGGTCCTGCGTCTCGCCCACGTACGTCACCTCGTCCTCGACGGCGAGGACGTACACGCCCGGTCGGTGGGTCCCCTCGTCGGGGACGCCGAACGCGCAGAACGGCCCCCAGCCGTGGTCGTGAACCGCCTTCTCGTCTCGCTTCGCGTACTCGGGTTGCGGGACGACCACCTTCGGGACTCCCGCGTCGGTCCGGTCGGGGTCGATGTCGCAGACCCGCCCGAACTCGTACCCACTCAGTTCCATGGGAGCCGTCTCGGCGGCAGCGACAAAAGCTTTCAGAAAAGATTACAGTCTCTGATAATTAAGAGTATGCGAATCGGGAGGGTTCCGGAGCCGTCCGTCGGGTTCTCAGTCCCCGTGAATCTCGGTCACGGTGCCGACGCCCTTCGAGCTCCCCTCGCGGAAGACGAACCGCTGGCCCTCCTCGACGAGGTACGGGCGGAACTTGAACTCCACCGTCGCCTTCCCGGTGTCGCCCGGCAGGAGTTGGCCGCCCTCGGGGCGGAAGACGACGGCCTCGCTCACGGTTTCGAGGTGGACGACGGGTTCGTACCCCTCGCGGATGCGCGTCGGGTGGTTCAACACCATCACCTCCGCCTCGAACGACCGCACGGGCGTCGGGTCGGCGTCGCCCGGCAGGAGCGCCATTCCGCGCTCTATCTCGGACTCCTTGACGCCCTTCAGGGCGATGCCGACGATGCGCCCCGACTTCGCCTGGTCGACGCGGTGGTAGTGCATCTCGATGGAGCGCACCTCCACGTCGCGGAACGACCCGTCGGGCATCGGCCCCACCTTGAGTTCGTCGCCCGCCTCGACGCTGCCGGAGTTGACGGTTCCCGAGGCGACGGCGCCGACGCCGGTGACGGAGTACGTCCGGTCGATGTACATCCGGAAGTCCTCGCGGGACTCCGCGTTCGTCTTCGGGAGGTTCCGGAAGAACGAGTCGAGGTGGTCGAGCCCCTCCATCGACACCGCGCTGGTCCGCAGGACGGGGACGACAGAGGAGCTTATCTCCTCGACGGCCGCGTCGACGCCGTGACGGTCGACGCGCAGGGGCGTCCGACCCACGTCGCGCAGGAGGCGTTCGACCTCGCGTTCGACCTCCTGCACGCGGTCCTCGCTCACGGCGTCCACCTTCGTCAGGGCGACGACGGTGGGCAGTTCCATCGCGAGGAGGATGCCGAGGTGCTCGCGCGTCGTCTTCGTCGGCCCGTCGTCGGCGGCGACGACGAGCAGTCCGTAGTCGAGTCGCTGGCCGACCAGTCCCCGAATCGTCGTCCGGAGCCACGGTTCGTGCCCGACGGTGTCGACGAAGGAGACCAATCGGTCCGACTCCTGGACGACGCGGGCGCGGTCGGACTTCCGGTGGGGGTTCCTCAGGTGGACCGCGTCGTCGCCGTCGAAGCCGTAGACGGCGTAGGAGAGGTCCGCCGACAGGCCGCGTTCGACCTCGTGGGGTTGCACGTCGAGGAACCCGCGCGTGCTCCCCTGTCCGTTGTCGGCCTGCCCGGTGACGAGCGACCCGACGAGCGTCGACTTCCCGTGGTCGACGTGTCCCGCCGTCCCGACGACGATGTGGTCGTCGTCCGCGTCGAGGGCGGCGCCCTCCCGCACGGTGGCGACGCCGACGAGTCCGCGGGAGGCGTCGTCGCCGACGCCCCACGTCTCCACGTCCTCGATGTGCGCGTCCGCCTCGTCGGCGAGGATGGAGAGCACGTCCATCGACTCGGAGAACTCGTCGGGCGCGATGCCCGCGATGCCGCCGTCGTCCGTGACGCCGACGACGTACGTCGCCGTGCCGTCGCCGGAGAGGACTCGGTGCCGGAGTTGGGCGGCCAGACTCTCCAACCGCCCGTCCGCGAGGTGGACGGCGCGGGAGAGCCGCTCTTTGAACTCGATGTTGCCGCCCTCCTCCTCGCCGCGCTCGAGGGCCTCGTTCAGCGCGGCCCGGTCAGCGCTCATGGACGCGGATATGAGAGGACCGAGTAAAACCCTTTCCGTGCATGATATTCAGTATCACAGTAGGGATATTACGACTATAGCGCCGACGCGGCTGTTTTCGCGGTGGCGTGAGACTGCCAGCCACGGAAAAGGACAACGGCGCGACGGGACGCGTCCGGTTTCGTCTCACCCGTCACTCCGAGAGTCGTTCGTACGCCCGGTTCACGCGTTTGAACTCCTCTTGGCTCCCCGACTCGGTGTCGGGGTGAACCTCCTTCACCTTCGAGCGGTAGGCGTCTTTCACCTCGGCGGTCGTCGCCGACGAGGAGAGGCCGAGCGTGCGGTACGCCTCCGCCGGGGAGAGCCGACTGCTCGCCGCCTCCCCCGCGGCCTCGCGGGAGCGGCGCCGGCGCCCTCCTCCGCGCCGTTCGCGCCGCCCGCGCCGCCCGGCGCCTCCGGCCGCCCCGCCGGGTCCGTTCGGACCGCCGGCCCCCGCCCCGTCGGCGGCCGAGCGACGGCCGGGGCCGAACCCGCGGAAGTCGTTCGGGCCGCGGGCGGCGGCGCCGTCGTCGCTTCGGGCGCGCCCGCGCCGGGTCTGACTCCGGCGAATCCGCTCTCTGAACCGCCCGCTGGCGTGCTCCCACATCAGGTACGCCGCGAGGACGAACGGGACGGCGACGACGAGAAAGAACAGTTGGTAGGCGAAGCCGAGAACGACGAGAAGCATGGAGATGCCCGCGAACACCGCTGCAAGCCCCAGTACGAGCGTGTCACGGTCCACGCTCGGGCTTAGGTTCGCAGGACCGTAAGCGTCTCGCCGCCCCTTCGACCGGCGGCCGCGTCCGG contains:
- a CDS encoding GIY-YIG nuclease family protein, with amino-acid sequence MELSGYEFGRVCDIDPDRTDAGVPKVVVPQPEYAKRDEKAVHDHGWGPFCAFGVPDEGTHRPGVYVLAVEDEVTYVGETQDLYAKFANGYGTISPADCFEGGGGTNCRLNTAIFHAVRAGERVSVHLHATDDFAGSDEENRALRRIIKDDLVTALNPAWNRTGGDGDRADGEGEREPPEPEARATEAESKSEAGAGGAPVPDDGDAEPDPIEPSGAARSAGGDSASDPDEAWFETERSGSEQSERDESDSATPDPSELTAEGFEPKPVEPERPRDGRSATPSTDRPAGEFAALYDYLVEHERDRVERSFAELEVVIEARLPTEARRWRRWWTNDEASHPHASAWLRAGYEVTEASLPEGRVTFERVDADGPSQSAGSAALPRAGVTPRRRE
- a CDS encoding GTPBP1 family GTP-binding protein, translating into MSADRAALNEALERGEEEGGNIEFKERLSRAVHLADGRLESLAAQLRHRVLSGDGTATYVVGVTDDGGIAGIAPDEFSESMDVLSILADEADAHIEDVETWGVGDDASRGLVGVATVREGAALDADDDHIVVGTAGHVDHGKSTLVGSLVTGQADNGQGSTRGFLDVQPHEVERGLSADLSYAVYGFDGDDAVHLRNPHRKSDRARVVQESDRLVSFVDTVGHEPWLRTTIRGLVGQRLDYGLLVVAADDGPTKTTREHLGILLAMELPTVVALTKVDAVSEDRVQEVEREVERLLRDVGRTPLRVDRHGVDAAVEEISSSVVPVLRTSAVSMEGLDHLDSFFRNLPKTNAESREDFRMYIDRTYSVTGVGAVASGTVNSGSVEAGDELKVGPMPDGSFRDVEVRSIEMHYHRVDQAKSGRIVGIALKGVKESEIERGMALLPGDADPTPVRSFEAEVMVLNHPTRIREGYEPVVHLETVSEAVVFRPEGGQLLPGDTGKATVEFKFRPYLVEEGQRFVFREGSSKGVGTVTEIHGD
- a CDS encoding J domain-containing protein; translated protein: MDRDTLVLGLAAVFAGISMLLVVLGFAYQLFFLVVAVPFVLAAYLMWEHASGRFRERIRRSQTRRGRARSDDGAAARGPNDFRGFGPGRRSAADGAGAGGPNGPGGAAGGAGRRGRRERRGGGRRRRSREAAGEAASSRLSPAEAYRTLGLSSSATTAEVKDAYRSKVKEVHPDTESGSQEEFKRVNRAYERLSE